One genomic window of Misgurnus anguillicaudatus chromosome 12, ASM2758022v2, whole genome shotgun sequence includes the following:
- the LOC129446067 gene encoding uncharacterized protein isoform X2, with product MQLKAEGKPVELCGDARSDSPGHSCKYSTYSFQLLSTAEIIHFELLQVTEASSSVAMESEGFRRGLNELLYKEGLDIDLIATDRSPSVRKIMREEFHQIHHEFDPWHVAKGIKKKLVPLSNKKDNRDLQGWIRSMINHFWFSCATCGGSAEQLTQRWTSLLHHVCGENEWDEDGEKKDMFPRPTKPR from the exons ATGCAATTGAAGGCGGAAGGCAAACCGGTCGAACTGTGTGGAGATGCCAGATCTGATTCACCAG GCCACAGTTGCAAATACTCCACATACTCGTTCCAGCTTCTCTCCACTGCTGAGATTATTCATTTTGAATTACTACAG GTGACTGAAGCCAGCAGTTCGGTTGCCATGGAGTCAGAAGGTTTTAGAAGGGGTCTCAATGAGCTGCTGTATAAGGAGGGACTGGACATTGACCTCATCGCCACAGACCGGTCCCCATCAGTAAGAAAAATTATGCGAGAGGAATTTCACCAGATCCACCACGAGTTTGATCCTTGGCATGTAGCTAAAG GCATAAAGAAAAAACTTGtgccgctttcaaacaaaaaggACAACCGTGATCTACAGGGCTGGATACGCTCGATGATAAACCATTTTTGGTTTTCGTGCGCCACTTGCGGTGGGAGTGCAGAG CAACTGACACAACGGTGGACTTCACTTCTCCATCACGTCTGTGGGGAGAATGAATGGGATGAAGATGGTGAAAAAAAAGACATGTTTCCACGCCCCACTAAGCCTAGATGA
- the LOC129446068 gene encoding LOW QUALITY PROTEIN: major intrinsically disordered NOTCH2-binding receptor 1-like (The sequence of the model RefSeq protein was modified relative to this genomic sequence to represent the inferred CDS: substituted 1 base at 1 genomic stop codon) encodes MDITVLPNNNHPEKFLHLDVGILPATHGMFQIRTALSQHRQWHNQMYSQRQERSHEGKPSADGSGVFTDRDLEKHITPQTLKPKIKQNPLYAHISIINTEEKNKSKPSWTIQDYDRHTAHGQLADYMKEDPRKLSFWLEDLYTPGYDSLLKKKEAELRRRKICKILAFIILSVCAVVIIITVPIVLRXSKD; translated from the exons ATGGACATAACAGTCCTGCCGAACAACAATCATCCAGAGAAATTTCTTCATTTGGATGTAGGAATACTGCCAGCTACACATGGAATGTTCCAGATCCGTACTGCGCTGTCTCAACACAGGCAATGGCACAACCAGATGTATTCACAG AGACAAGAGAGGAGTCATGAAGGTAAACCATCAGCAGATGGCAGTGGTGTGTTTACAGATAGAGATCTAGAAAAACACATCACTCCACAAACTCTAAAGCCAAAGATCAAGCAGAATCCTCTTTATGCCCACATCAGCATCATCAACACAGAGGAGAAGAACAAGTCAAAACCATCCTGGACCATTCAGGACTATGACAGACACACAGCACATGGACAGCTGGCAGATTATATGAAG gaagacCCAAGAAAGCTGAGTTTCTGGCTGGAAGATCTCTACACTCCCGGCTACGATTCACTGCTCAAGAAGAAAGAAGCTGAACTGAGAAGAAGGAAGATTTGTAAAATATTAGCATTCATCATTCTGTCAGTTTGTGCTGTTGTCATCATTATTACTGTGCCAATTGTGTTAAGATGATCGAAAGACTGA
- the LOC129446067 gene encoding uncharacterized protein isoform X1, whose amino-acid sequence MNGMKMVKKKTCFHAPLSLDEQLRKRWLQPQSQVFKGLQAIVEDKRLLKDLQQLTQFKHTGALEVFHNAMLKYLPKRLHFAYETMVARTKLAILDNNFNVGREQAVTAQGTPRYSLSFKKQSKDWIVRKIYEPTSQTFTNSLVERVLERRQNQTADDRPHFQQPPNIASKPRPLKEDAIKKHRSRFPE is encoded by the exons ATGAATGGGATGAAGATGGTGAAAAAAAAGACATGTTTCCACGCCCCACTAAGCCTAGATGAGCAACTGAGGAAACGCTGGCTCCAACCACAGTCCCAGGTTTTCAAGGGTCTACAGGCAATTGTCGAGGACAAAAGACTTTTGAAAGATCTACAGCAGTTGACACAGTTTAAACATACTG GGGCTCTGGAGGTGTTTCACAATGCCATGCTGAAGTACTTGCCCAAAAGACTGCATTTTGCATATGAGACGATGGTTGCTCGAACAAAACTGGCCATCCTGGACAACAACTTTAACGTTGGCAGAGAGCAGGCAGTGACTGCACAAG GAACTCCAAGATACAgtctttcatttaaaaaacaaagcaaGGACTGGATAGTCAGGAAAATCTATGAGCCAACCAGTCAGACCTTCACCAACAGCCTTGTGGAACGTGTGTTGGAGAGAAGGCAGAACCAAACAGCTGATGACCGACCACATTTTCAGCAGCCTCCAAATATTGCTTCTAAGCCGAGACCCCTTAAAGAGGATGCCATTAAGAAGCACCGAAGTAGATTTCCTGAATAG